Genomic window (Candidatus Binatus sp.):
ATCGATCTTGCGAATCTGGTCGTTGCCGGTATCCGAAACATAGATGTTCTTGGTGTCCACTGCGACGCCGCGCGGCCCGCTGAACTGCGACTTGGTCTGGTTGCCGTCGGCCTTGCCCGCAGTCCCCGGCTGCCCGCCGACCGTCTTGACCGCCATGTCGGGCAGGTTGATGCGCCGAATCGTGCTGTTGCCGCTATCGGCGACGAATAGCGATTTGCCGTCGGTCGAGATCTGCGTCGGCAGATTGAAGTGCGCGGCGGACCCCTTGGCGTCCTCGGTGCCGGCGATATTTGCTTCGCCCGCGATCGTCGAGACCGTCTTGGTCGCGACGTTTATTTTGCGGATGTCCGAATTGTTGGTGTCGCAGAGATACAAATCCTGGCCGATCATCGTCATCCCGTCGGGACTCTTGAAACGCGCCGCTTCGCCGATTCCGTTGTTGCTGCCCGATTCAAAGGTTTTGCCGGCGAGCAGGCTGATCGAGCGCGAGGCGAGGTCGATCTGATTGATCGTGTTGTTGCGGCTGCTGGCGACGTAAACCGATCGCCCGTCCACCGAGAGCCCGGCCGGAAAATCGAGCCGCGGCCCGGTCTGCGATTGCATCCCGCTTAGTTCCTGCGCGAACGCGGGGCCGCCGGCGCCAACCATCGCGAGCATCGCGCCCGCCGCCACCATCATTTTGTAAGTTGCGGAAACTTTCATGTGCGACCTCTTTGTTCGGAATGACCGGCCGATGATGCGTATCGATCCGCAACTCATGGAAAGATCGCTTTTACCACTTCGTCGATTGCGCGCTTGCTGTCCGCCTCATCCGTCAGCGACCACGTCACCGCGACCGTCGCCGCGCGCCGCGGCGTGATTCCCTGCACGATCAGCTCGCCCGCGTAAATCAGTAGCCGCGTCGAAACGCCTTCTTCCAGTCCCGACGCTTTCAGATGCCGCACTTTCTCGCCGAGCACCGCAAGCTGCATCGCCATGTCGAGATCGATTCCCGCCTCGTGCGCGATGATCTCGACTTCCTTGTCCGCCGGCGGATAGGTGAATTCGATCGTGACGAAGCGCTGGCGCGTCGAATGCTTCAGGTTCTTCTGGATGCTCTGATAGCCGGGGTTGTACGAAATCACCAGCAGGAATCCCGTGTGCGCCTCGATCGTCTCGCCGCGCTTTTCGATCGGCAGGATCCGGCGATGGTCCGACAGCGGATGGATCAGCACCGTCGTGTCCTTGCGCGCCTCGACCACTTCGTCGAGGTAGCAGATAGCGCCGCGCCGCACCGCCTGCGTCAGCGGTCCATCGACCCACACCGTCTCGTCGGCCTGGATCAGGAACCTGCCGACCAGATCGCTGCCCGTTAGATCTTCGTGGCAAGCGACCGTGATCAACTCGGTCGGTCCGTCCGGCATCGAGGCGAGCTGATGCGCCATGTGCTCGACGAAGCGCGTCTTGCCGCAACCGGTTGGTCCCTTCAGGAGGAGCGGCAGGCGCGCCTTGTACGCGGCGGTGAATATTTCCACTTCATCGCCGATCGGCAGATAAAACGGGGCCGAGGCCGGGTCGAGATGCTTGACCTCGGGCCCTTCAACCCGAAGCCGTGTATCGAACTTCTTTAATTCAATCCCCATCGGTACCTTCTGGCGGACGATTGGTAATGTCTCGGCGCGATTCTAAGAGAGTATGGCCAAATCATTCAAGGCAAATGCGCGCCTCGATTGATCATTCAGCGCAATTCAGATCCGGCGCGGACGATACTCGGTGGCGCCGTCGCGATTGTCCTTGACCTCGTAGCCCATCGTCTCGAGTTGTTTCCGGAGTTCGTCCGACCGTTTGAAATTTCTCGAGCGCCGCGCCTCGGCGCGTTCATCGATCAGCGCCTGCGCCTCCGGCGAAATCGTCGCGCCCAGCGCCATCTCACGATAATGGCCCAACTGAAGGCCCAGCACCGCATCGAACGTCAGCAGCGTCGGCCACCCGCCGAAATCCTGGCGCCGATATGATTCCGCAACCAGATCGAGCGCCACCGCCAGCGCCTGCGGCGTATTCAGATCGTTGTCGAGCGCGTCGTGAAAGCGTTCGTAGTGAGTTTCCGCCCCGCCCGGAGTCTCCGCTCCCGGTGCGGCCGCCTCAGCCGGGACGTTGCGCGCGAATTCGCGAAAATAATCCAGGTTGCCCTGCGCCGCGCGCAGTCCCTCGTCGCTCAAAATCAGCTCCGAGCGATACTTCGCGCCGAAGCAAAAAAGTCGAAACGCGAGCGGATCGATTCCAGCGCCCGGCAAATCGCTCAGCAGCGGGAACTTGCCCGCGCTCTTGCTGAT
Coding sequences:
- a CDS encoding CbbQ/NirQ/NorQ/GpvN family protein, producing the protein MGIELKKFDTRLRVEGPEVKHLDPASAPFYLPIGDEVEIFTAAYKARLPLLLKGPTGCGKTRFVEHMAHQLASMPDGPTELITVACHEDLTGSDLVGRFLIQADETVWVDGPLTQAVRRGAICYLDEVVEARKDTTVLIHPLSDHRRILPIEKRGETIEAHTGFLLVISYNPGYQSIQKNLKHSTRQRFVTIEFTYPPADKEVEIIAHEAGIDLDMAMQLAVLGEKVRHLKASGLEEGVSTRLLIYAGELIVQGITPRRAATVAVTWSLTDEADSKRAIDEVVKAIFP